The genomic window GAAAATTCGCAAAAACACACCGAAATTTGAAGGTCAGTAGACTATAATTAAGTTTTATTTCAGTCCACGGATTTACATGAACAGAGATTCCGTGACGCTTGCCCACCCCCATCGGAGTCCTGAATGCTACGCCTAGAGCACATCAGCAAAATTTATCCCACTGGCGAAATTCTCAAAGATATCAACTGGGAGCTGAAACCTGGCGATCGCATCGGCCTCGTGGGCGTCAACGGAGCCGGGAAATCGACCCAGCTCAAGATCATTGCCGGTGAGCTAGAGCCAACCGCTGGCGAAGTCATTCGACCCAATAGCCTGCACATTGCCTATCTCAACCAAGAATTCAATGTTCAGCCCAGCAATACAGTCCGTGAAGAGTTTTGGACCGTTTTTAGTGAAGCAAGCCAGGTACAGCACAAGCTGACCGAAGTTCAGCAGCAAATGGAATCGGCTGAACTGGATGACTTAGATGCTTTAATCAACAAGCTAGACAAACTACAGCGCCAGTTTGAAGCCCTTGACGGCTACGGACTCGAAACTCGAATTGAAAAGATCCTGCCGGAGATGGGTTTTTCTGACGAAGACGGCGATCGTCTGGTGAGTGCCTTCAGTGGCGGCTGGCAGATGCGGATCTGTCTCGGAAAGATTCTTCTGCAAAGCCCAGACATTTTGCTACTGGACGAACCCACCAACCATCTTGATCTTGAGACCATCGAGTGGCTAGAAACCTATCTGAAAGGATTAACCACCCCAATGGTGATTGTCTCCCACGACAGAGAATTCATGGATCGCCTGTGTACCAAGATTGTCGAAACCGAGCGCGGCGTCTCAACTACTTATTTAGGCAACTATTCCGCTTACTTAGCGCAAAAGGCCGAGGCCCAGGCGGCCCAGTTAAGTGCTTATGAACATCAACAGAAAGACATCCAAAAGCAAGAGGTCTTTGTAGAACGATTCCGGGCCAGTGCAACCCGCAGCACCCAGGCAAAAAGTCGAGAGCGTCAGCTCGATAAGATAGAACGCATTGACGCCCCCATTGCCAATGTCCGCACGCTGAAATTTCAGTTTCCACCCTCTCCTCGCAGCGGTCGAGAGGTGATCATCATCGAAGATTTAGTAAAAAGCTACGGCGAAGATATTCTATTTCTAGGCGCGAACTTACTGATCGAAAGAGGCGATCGCATCGCTATTTTGGGTCCCAACGGTTCCGGGAAATCAACGCTGCTGCACATGCTGACTGGATCTGAGACACCAGATGAAGGCGGCATCCGGTTCGGCGAACACAACGTCATTCCAGGATATTTTGAGCAGAACCAGGCAGAAGCGCTAGACCTCAACAGAACCGTGATGGAAACGATCCATGACGCAGTCCCTGACTGGAAGAACGAAGCTGTTAGAACGCTACTGGGTCAATTTCTATTTCGTGGCGAGACCGTCTTCAAAAAAGTCATGGCGCTTAGCGGTGGCGAGAAGGCCCGTTTAGCCCTCGCAAAGATGCTGTTGCGGCCCGTGAATCTGCTCATTCTAGATGAGCCCACCAATCATCTCGATATCCCTGCCAAAGAGATGCTGGAGTCTGCCCTGCAAGACTATGACGGTAGCGTAGTAATCGTATCCCACGACCGCTACTTTATCTCTCAGGTCGCCACTAAGATTGTCGAAATTCGGGACGGTGAACTTCATCTCTTTCACGGCGACTATCACTACTATCTAGAAAAGCTAGAGCAGGAGCAAGAGCAGGCTCGATTGACCAAGATAGCGGCAGAAAAAGCAGAAAAAGCTGCCGCTAAGCGGGAGAAGAAAAACAACAAGAAAAAGTCAAAAGCTAAGCTGTAAAAATAGGCAGAGAGAACTGACTATTTTTTACAGGTCGGGTGAATCCCACTTTTTTGAAAATCCTGTATGGCCCCTTATCCTAAATCCCTTGCCCAATTCTGGGCGAGGGACTTTTATGTCCTTTATCTTGCCCCCCTTCTCCCCAAGTTGGGAGACGAAGCAGGGGGATGAAGGTTATTTACAAAAGTGGGATAAACTCTGCAGGTCTGCTTGCAGCAGAAGAATATTGCAATTAGAATCGCGGCTGTATGGGGCAATCAAGATAAAAAATGATGCTCAAGTTAGTAAGGCTTGAGCATCACTCTATTATTGTTCAAATCTATGAGTGAGGAGATTGAACAATAAAATCTAGAAAGAGAACACGACCCGAACCAAGCCTTGATACAGGTCTGACTCAGCACTGCTGTTGTTGGGGTTAAGAATAGCCGAGAAAATCGGGCTAATCGTAATGTTGTCATTAACAGGGAAGCGATAAAACATTTCGATGTTTATCTGCTCTTCGTCGTTAACACCTGCAGCAGGTGAATCAATGCTGTTAATGAACGGCATGCCCACAGCAGCAGCCAACTGAGAACCAGGAATCAAGAGATCGTCAACGCCAATACCTGCCTGCCAAGTTTGGGCATCAAACTCCCCTCTTTGAACGGTATCAAATGGAATTGGGGTTGTTTCGCCGTTGGCATTGGCGAAGGAGAATCCATAGCGGCCGAAGATACCAAACCGGCCAAACTTGGCCTCAGCATTAACGCCAATGACGTCTTGCTCAATCTCGCTAACGGCTGAGTTTGTATACTGCAAACGAATCGCACCATCAATAGCGCCAAAAGTGTTTGCGTACTCAATTTCGGCTGTTGCCTGATAAGGGTCACCAAATAGGCCGCCGTCATTATCGACTTGAACTGCAGAGAATCCATTGACCGCAGTGTAAGCACCTCTAAACGAAAGAGGTCCACCGCCAGGATTGAAGTCAAAACCACCACCAGCACCACCGGTAAAGTTAGTGGCGAAGGGAGTAATGAGAGGATTGTTGACAAAGAACCAAGTACTGAAACCCGTGAAAGGACTTGTGAAGCTGTTGCCATCAATAATATCTGTGGGGTAGAACAAAGGGGCTACCGTGACAGCCAAATCTTCAATCGGTTTGAAAGTGTAGGCCAATCGATAGAGCAGAGCTTCAGTACCCACACCTGCAAAGTAGTTCTGACTGGGGTTCAGGAACTGACGATCACCAGTAAGCGGAGAAGCAACGCCGTTTGCTGAAGTTGTATCACCAATGGAAGCCTCGGTGAAAATATCCGTTCCTCCATTACCGAAGAACAGAGTTGTCTCTAGTAAATCGTCTCCAGAGAAGCTCGTATTAAAGCTCATGTAGACGGCAGCGATCGCACTGGCACGGGAATCGCCTAGCTGATCGAGACCTGGATCTCTACCGTCAGTAGAAATATCGAATGCGCTTGAAGAGTCGCCAAATTGGCCCAAGAATACTGCGGTTGCACTCAATTTGGTGGTTGTAGAAAACTGTTGCGCTTCTACTGTATCCACTCGAGCTTCTAGGCCATCAACTCGACCTCTGAGGGTCGCTAATTCAGCCGCAAATTCATCCTGCAGCGCTTTAACTGCATCTAAGTCAGCTTTGGAAGCGAAGCGATCGCTAATCTGGTCGAGACAAGCATTGAGAGCCGCAGCCATTTCGTAACGAGTGGCAGACCGGTTTCCCCTAAAGGTTCCGTTGGGATACCCTGCAATACAGCCGTAGCGCTCCACTAGAGACTGCAGGGCTTGGAAAGCCCAATCTGTCGGCTGCACGTCAGAAAGCTGTGAGACAGAGGTCACCTGCCCCACTGAATCAGATTTTGTTGATTCAACTAAATCCGAGACAGAGGTGGTTTGCCCAATGGACTGATCGGCAAGGGTGAAAGGCTGCTCAACACTAGAAAGACTGGATATCTCAGCATTTGCTTGAGCAGTCTCTTCTACTGGATTTGACAGTGACTCAGCGGTTATCGGAGACAGCGCGGGAACTTCCTGCGCTTGCGACGCGTCCGTAACTTTATCTTCGGCGTTAGCAGGAACAGCCGCTGCTAAGTAAACAGGTAGCAGCAGCGAAACTGAGAAAAGTATTCGCCCCAAATTAAGTCTAGCCATACTTGAAATTACTCCTCACGACACTGAAACGTGTTAATCGGGCTGATTGCTTGATACTTTGTATCAATTCAGCTCGTAATTATCCCACCTTCTCAAATCAACTCCAAGCAGGTCACTAGATAGAGTAGATGAGATCGCAAGTCCTCAGAATATCAAGAACAGCACCACACTCACCTCTCTGAGAACAGCATGAGAGCGAAATGAGATATCAATATCTAGTTATAGGCATTTATCCGGCATCTTTTGTATTGAAGACTACAAAAGATGATTAACTCACTCCATCGATTTTTCTTTTGCAGAATCTTACCCAAAGGCAACGGTGGAAGCACTTTGAGGCATCAGAGCCTATCCAAAACCTAACTCTATTGTCATGATTTCATTGCAATTAGAGTAGAGGTTAGGGTTGCTCGGCACAGGCGGCTTAAGCCGCGTCATCAGACAACTTGAGGTAGATACACGGAGATAAACAACCTCCAAGATGAAGGGAATCTGAATCTTGTATGAGAAGTCCCCCGACATCAAAACTCTATTTCCCTAACGCTTAGGATCGGGATTTTACTGAAGCCTAGCGATGACAATGAAGCACTGCTCAACGAAATTAAGAAGATATTAAAGCCTGTGCACGAAGCTTCGCAGTGCTGGGCCTGACAAGTATTCTAGAAATCCGTTTCTATTTCCACTCTGCTATACCCATGTCTTTTTTGTAACAAGGATTACATTCTTAGGCAACTCTCAGCCCTAATATCTCAAGGAATCATAAGGAGACTGTTTCTAAAGCTCAGCAGCCCCGCAGTCTGATGTTTTTAAGAAGGAACATTAACTACTTGTGCATTTTCACAAATAGTTAGTCTAAGACGCAGTGCAAAGATGACCTTAGCGTTCAGGCTTGAGTTACGGTTTCACTGCTAAATGGCATTTACTAATGAG from Acaryochloris thomasi RCC1774 includes these protein-coding regions:
- a CDS encoding ABC-F family ATP-binding cassette domain-containing protein — encoded protein: MLRLEHISKIYPTGEILKDINWELKPGDRIGLVGVNGAGKSTQLKIIAGELEPTAGEVIRPNSLHIAYLNQEFNVQPSNTVREEFWTVFSEASQVQHKLTEVQQQMESAELDDLDALINKLDKLQRQFEALDGYGLETRIEKILPEMGFSDEDGDRLVSAFSGGWQMRICLGKILLQSPDILLLDEPTNHLDLETIEWLETYLKGLTTPMVIVSHDREFMDRLCTKIVETERGVSTTYLGNYSAYLAQKAEAQAAQLSAYEHQQKDIQKQEVFVERFRASATRSTQAKSRERQLDKIERIDAPIANVRTLKFQFPPSPRSGREVIIIEDLVKSYGEDILFLGANLLIERGDRIAILGPNGSGKSTLLHMLTGSETPDEGGIRFGEHNVIPGYFEQNQAEALDLNRTVMETIHDAVPDWKNEAVRTLLGQFLFRGETVFKKVMALSGGEKARLALAKMLLRPVNLLILDEPTNHLDIPAKEMLESALQDYDGSVVIVSHDRYFISQVATKIVEIRDGELHLFHGDYHYYLEKLEQEQEQARLTKIAAEKAEKAAAKREKKNNKKKSKAKL
- a CDS encoding iron uptake porin, producing the protein MARLNLGRILFSVSLLLPVYLAAAVPANAEDKVTDASQAQEVPALSPITAESLSNPVEETAQANAEISSLSSVEQPFTLADQSIGQTTSVSDLVESTKSDSVGQVTSVSQLSDVQPTDWAFQALQSLVERYGCIAGYPNGTFRGNRSATRYEMAAALNACLDQISDRFASKADLDAVKALQDEFAAELATLRGRVDGLEARVDTVEAQQFSTTTKLSATAVFLGQFGDSSSAFDISTDGRDPGLDQLGDSRASAIAAVYMSFNTSFSGDDLLETTLFFGNGGTDIFTEASIGDTTSANGVASPLTGDRQFLNPSQNYFAGVGTEALLYRLAYTFKPIEDLAVTVAPLFYPTDIIDGNSFTSPFTGFSTWFFVNNPLITPFATNFTGGAGGGFDFNPGGGPLSFRGAYTAVNGFSAVQVDNDGGLFGDPYQATAEIEYANTFGAIDGAIRLQYTNSAVSEIEQDVIGVNAEAKFGRFGIFGRYGFSFANANGETTPIPFDTVQRGEFDAQTWQAGIGVDDLLIPGSQLAAAVGMPFINSIDSPAAGVNDEEQINIEMFYRFPVNDNITISPIFSAILNPNNSSAESDLYQGLVRVVFSF